In bacterium, a genomic segment contains:
- the lepB gene encoding signal peptidase I, with the protein MLNSFRALSFALFLALVFRFSVASPYRIPTGSMIPSLKIGDFLFVSKLSYAVKVPFTNNNLIQLSAPKRGDVIVFPFPDDPTVDYIKRVVGIGGDIIEINDKQLYVNGEPIAKTEFDSQKYLYDHRFIADPTDYHLYKEDLFGVEHIIMERSNTIPEQNYFGPYKVPDNHVFVIGDNRDNSLDGRYWQNQAIPVKSIRGKAMFVWLSLDNKNPLFYLGNIAVPSIRSHRFGMTIK; encoded by the coding sequence ATGTTAAATTCATTTCGTGCCTTGAGCTTTGCTTTATTTTTAGCCTTGGTTTTTAGATTCAGCGTTGCTTCACCTTATAGAATTCCAACCGGCTCTATGATCCCAAGCCTAAAAATTGGTGACTTTTTATTTGTTAGCAAATTAAGTTATGCTGTAAAAGTTCCTTTTACCAACAACAACTTAATTCAACTCTCGGCACCCAAGCGTGGGGATGTTATTGTTTTTCCTTTTCCAGATGATCCAACGGTAGATTATATCAAACGTGTTGTTGGTATTGGTGGAGATATTATTGAAATCAATGATAAACAGCTCTATGTTAATGGCGAGCCTATCGCAAAAACTGAGTTTGATTCACAAAAATATTTGTATGACCATCGCTTTATTGCTGACCCTACAGATTACCACCTTTATAAAGAAGATCTCTTTGGTGTTGAACATATTATTATGGAAAGATCTAATACCATACCTGAACAAAACTATTTTGGTCCATACAAAGTTCCTGACAACCATGTATTTGTTATTGGAGATAACCGCGATAACTCTTTGGACGGACGCTATTGGCAAAACCAGGCCATTCCAGTTAAAAGCATCCGTGGCAAGGCAATGTTTGTCTGGCTATCTTTGGACAACAAAAACCCTTTATTTTATCTGGGCAATATTGCTGTGCCTTCTATTCGTTCACATCGTTTTGGGATGACCATCAAATAA